Proteins from a genomic interval of Haemorhous mexicanus isolate bHaeMex1 chromosome Z, bHaeMex1.pri, whole genome shotgun sequence:
- the RIGI gene encoding antiviral innate immune response receptor RIG-I: protein MTAEEKRNLRCYRRYIERSLNPVYILSNMTEWLSDEVKERVRKEEEKGVTAAAALFLDAVLLLEAEGWLRGFLDALVAAGYTGLAEAIENWDFSKLEKLELHRQLLKRIEATMLEIDPVAIMPYINTCLIERECDEILQISEYRSKAAGITKLIECLCRSDKENWPKSLQLALDNAGYYNASELWNIREDNGKDIDGEMTDDSENYFETIMTFSEEAECDNLSENLSSASESLYESSSVYEQKPRSYQIELAQPAIDGKNTLICAPTGSGKTFVALMICEHHLQNVPSGRKAKVVFLATKVPVYEQQKNVFRQHFERSGYSVQGICGETVANISVENVIQDSDIIVLTPQILVNSMEKGILSSLSIFTLMIFDECHNTTGNHPYNVLMTRYLDQKFDSSANQLPQIVGLTASVGVGNAKSANETVEHICTLCSYLDIQAISTVRENKEDLQRFGNKPETHIRWVKMRAQNHFADIISGLMSETEVLMRKIYSVDTISQINKNYFGTQRYEQWIVSTQKKCRLLKLEDKEKESSICRDLFICTEHLRKFNDALIISEDARIEDALAYLNEFFKNVKNGPFTELEKQLTEKFQEKELELTALSKDESNENPKLEELACILDEAYHYNPQTRTILFAKTRALVAALKKWIEGNPLLSHIKLDVLMGKGRRDQKTGMTLPMQKGVLDAFRNDKDIRLLIATSVADEGIDITECNLVVLYEYFGNVTKMIQVRGRGRARDSKCILVTSKTEVVENEKLNSYKEEMMNAAIENLQNWDETTFARKIYGLQMKEKMLRDSRKNKTKPEIVEGKKNLLCGKCKAYVCSTDDIRIINESHHTVLGDAFKERYTTKPHRKPFQFDGFEKKSKMHCRNTECQHDWGITVKYKIFDNLPVIKIRSFVLEDVETGTQMDFQKWKSINLSLKKFDEETS from the exons ATGACGGCGGAGGAGAAGCGGAACCTGCGGTGCTACAGGCGCTACATCGAGAGGAGCCTGAACCCCGTGTACATCCTCAGCAACATGACGGAATGGCTGTCCGACG AGGTGAAGGAGAGAGTCcgaaaggaggaggagaagggcgTGACGGCGGCCGCCGCGCTGTTCCTGGATGCCGTGCTGCTTCTGGAGGCGGAGGGCTGGCTCCGGGGCTTTCTGGATGCCCTGGTTGCAGCAG GTTACACTGGACTGGCAGAAGCAATTGAAAACTGGGACTTCAGCAAACTGGAAAAactggagctgcacaggcagctgtTGAAGCGGATAGAAGCAACAATGTTAGAAATTGATCCTGTAGCAATCATGCCATACATAAACACATGCCTGATAGAGAGGGAGTGTGATGAGATACTGCAG ATCAGTGAATACAGAAGCAAGGCAGCCGGGATAACTAAACTCATTGAATGCCTGTGTCGCTCGGATAAGGAAAACTGGCCCAAAAGTCTTCAGCTGGCATTGGATAATGCAGGATATTACAATGCAAGTGAACTGTGGAATATAAGAGAAG ATAATGGCAAAGACATTGATGGTGAAATGACAGATGACTCAGAGAATTACTTTGAAACCATAATGACATTTTCTGAAGAAGCAGAATGTGATAATCTGAGCGAAAATCTCTCTTCAGCTTCAG AAAGCCTCTATGAGTCTTCATCTGTTTATGAACAAAAGCCTCGGAGCTATCAGATTGAGCTTGCACAGCCTGCTATTGATGGGAAAAACACACTGATTTGTGCCCCCACAG gaTCTGGAAAAACTTTTGTGGCACTTATGATTTGTGAACATCATTTGCAAAACGTTCCCTCAGGACGAAAGGCAAAAGTTGTCTTCCTTGCAACCAAAGTGCCAGTGTATGAGCAACAGAAAAATGTATTCAGGCAGCATTTTGAAAGAAGTGG ATACTCCGTTCAAGGAATTTGTGGTGAAACAGTTGCAAATATCTCTGTAGAAAATGTTATACAGGACAGTGACATCATTGTGCTAACGCCCCAGATTCTTGTGAATAGCATGGAGAAAGGGATCCTTAGCTCCCTCTCCATCTTCACGCTGATGATATTTGATGAGTGCCACAACACGACAGGAAACCACCCTTACAATGTGTTGATGACCAGATACCTGGATCAGAAATTTGACTCCTCTGCAAACCAGCTGCCTCAG ATCGTAGGTTTAACTGCTTCTGTTGGAGTTGGTAATGCCAAGAGCGCTAATGAAACTGTAGAGCACATCTGTACCCTCTGCTCCTACCTTGACATACAGGCCATTTCCACTGTCAGAGAGAacaaagaagatctgcagagGTTTGGAAACAAGCCAGAAACAC ATATCAGATGGGTTAAAATGCGAGCTCAGAATCACTTTGCAGACATTATCTCAGGTCTGATGTCTGAGACAGAGGTGTTGATGAGGAAGATTTACTCAGTGG ATACCATATCCCAAATCAACAAGAATTACTTTGGAACACAGAGATATGAACAGTGGATCGTTTCCACTCAGAAGAAATGCAGACTATTGAAACTGGAAGATAAGGAGAAGGAGAGCAGTATTTGTAGAGACCTTTTCATTTGTACTGAACACTTGCGG AAATTCAACGATGCTCTCATTATCAGTGAAGATGCCCGCATTGAAGATGCTTTAGCCTACCTAAatgaatttttcaaaaatgtaaaaaatggaCCCTTTACAGAGTTAGAGAAGCAGCTGACGGAGAAATTTCAAG agaAAGAACTAGAGCTGACTGCCCTTTCAAAAGATGAGTCAAATGAGAATCCAAAGTTGGAAGAACTTGCTTGCATCCTGGATGAAGCATACCACTATAACCCACAGACTCGTACTATTCTCTTTGCCAAGACAAGAGCCTTAGTAGCA GCTTTGAAGAAGTGGATAGAAGGAAACCCTCTTCTTAGCCACATAAAGCTGGATGTGTTGATGGGTAAGGGAAGAAGAGATCAGAAAACAG GTATGACCCTGCCAATGCAGAAGGGTGTACTGGATGCATTCAGAAATGACAAAGACATCAGACTGCTAATTGCTACATCTGTTGCTGATGAAGGCATTGATATTACTGAGTGCAACCTTGTGGTGCTCTATGAATACTTTGGTAATGTCACCAAAATGATCCAAGTCAGAG GTCGTGGAAGGGCAAGAGACAGCAAGTGCATCCTTGTGACAAGCAAAACAGAAGTGGTTGAGAATGAAAAACTAAACAGTTACAAGGAAGAAATGATGAATGCAGCTATTGAAAATCTACAGAACTGGGATGAAACAACGTTTGCAAGAAAG aTATATGGCCtgcaaatgaaggaaaagatGCTACGAGATTCcaggaagaacaaaacaaaacctgaaatagtggaagggaaaaaaaatcttttgtgtGGAAAATGCAAAGCATATGTCTGCAGTACAGATGACATCAGAATTATAAAC GAATCTCATCACACTGTCTTAGGTGATGCGTTCAAGGAGCGTTATACAACAAAGCCCCACAGGAAACCTTTTCAGTTTGATGgctttgagaaaaaaagcaagatgcATTGCCGAAATACTGAGTGCCAGCATGACTGGGGGATCACAGTGAAGTACAAGATATTTGACAATCTACCAGTGATCAAAATCAGAAGCTTTGTACTAGAGGATGTTGAAACTGGGACACAAATGGAttttcagaaatggaaaagtATTAATTTGTCTTTGAAGAAGTTTGATGAAGAAACATCCTGA